From Candidatus Methanoplasma cognatum, one genomic window encodes:
- a CDS encoding MBL fold metallo-hydrolase, whose protein sequence is MQVKITSVYDEGAQMGTHLIGAKGFAVLIESGGKRILFDTGRRGRYLLNNMMFLDIKPGDVDKVVISHGHASHTGGVEDILRNRESPLDIYAPRSAIGAGKLSGPKGVRVPEELSHRTSVFEVMNWMELADKVFVSCPMDIGDGLTEVFMVILSRKGPVVVSACSHAGVDPVMEAVKKRFGSYPHAYVGGVHIRKREKEKAVGIAASFSEKNCTDLHLNHCTGVRGMMYLRVELGLKGVSDFYAGSVLSVDV, encoded by the coding sequence ATGCAGGTGAAAATAACCAGCGTCTACGATGAAGGTGCGCAGATGGGCACTCATCTGATCGGAGCGAAAGGGTTCGCCGTCCTGATCGAATCCGGCGGCAAGAGGATACTTTTCGACACCGGCAGAAGGGGAAGGTACCTTCTGAACAACATGATGTTCCTGGACATAAAACCCGGGGATGTGGACAAGGTGGTGATATCCCACGGGCACGCCAGCCACACCGGGGGAGTGGAGGACATTCTTAGGAACAGGGAATCTCCCCTGGACATATACGCCCCGCGCTCGGCGATCGGCGCCGGAAAGCTGTCGGGCCCGAAAGGCGTCCGCGTCCCGGAAGAGCTGTCGCACAGGACCAGCGTATTCGAGGTGATGAACTGGATGGAGTTGGCCGATAAGGTGTTCGTCTCCTGCCCTATGGACATAGGCGATGGTCTCACCGAAGTGTTCATGGTCATTTTATCAAGGAAGGGGCCGGTCGTCGTCTCCGCATGTTCCCATGCGGGTGTGGATCCGGTGATGGAGGCCGTGAAGAAAAGGTTCGGGTCGTATCCCCATGCTTACGTCGGAGGGGTGCACATACGCAAGAGGGAGAAAGAGAAGGCGGTCGGCATCGCGGCCTCGTTCTCGGAGAAGAACTGCACGGACCTGCACCTCAACCATTGCACCGGCGTCAGGGGCATGATGTATCTCAGAGTGGAACTGGGTCTCAAGGGCGTCAGCGATTTCTATGCCGGTTCCGTCCTATCCGTGGATGTCTGA
- a CDS encoding TatD family hydrolase → MAERIPVYDNHIHMDPSGRNVDAVKEFEAAGGTGLTLVTLPYKQVQITKGEDFERSYGITLSLAEKAREAADLEINIAVGPYPVLILPLSEHYGIEKAEEIMMKGMEIAAKIVGEGKACAIGEIGRPHFDVMADIWDVSNRILSRGMEYAKELDCPVIIHSESGTTDTNRSLSEMARSVGLDPGLVVKHSSPPFVTEEETFGVMPSIPASKKNISEALGKRSTRLMLETDYIDDPERPGMMMPVTTVPNKVRTLLANGRLEPEDISRICGDIPNSLYHR, encoded by the coding sequence ATGGCCGAAAGGATCCCCGTTTACGACAACCATATCCACATGGACCCGTCAGGCAGGAATGTGGACGCAGTCAAAGAGTTCGAGGCGGCAGGCGGGACAGGCTTGACCCTGGTCACTCTGCCGTACAAACAGGTTCAGATAACCAAAGGAGAGGATTTCGAACGTTCGTACGGGATCACGCTCTCTCTTGCGGAAAAAGCGAGAGAGGCGGCGGACCTGGAGATAAACATCGCCGTCGGCCCGTATCCGGTGCTGATCCTGCCGCTCTCGGAACACTACGGAATAGAGAAGGCCGAAGAGATCATGATGAAAGGGATGGAGATCGCGGCGAAGATAGTGGGCGAAGGCAAGGCATGCGCGATAGGAGAGATCGGAAGGCCGCATTTTGATGTTATGGCGGATATCTGGGACGTCTCCAACAGGATCCTGTCAAGAGGCATGGAGTACGCAAAGGAGCTGGACTGCCCAGTCATCATACACAGCGAGTCAGGGACCACGGACACCAACCGGTCCCTGTCGGAGATGGCGAGGAGCGTCGGCCTGGATCCCGGGCTGGTGGTGAAACACTCGTCGCCCCCGTTCGTGACCGAGGAGGAGACATTCGGCGTCATGCCGTCGATACCCGCGTCTAAGAAGAACATCTCCGAAGCGCTGGGAAAGAGGTCGACGAGGCTGATGCTGGAAACGGATTACATCGATGATCCGGAACGTCCGGGAATGATGATGCCCGTCACCACAGTCCCCAACAAAGTAAGGACGCTGCTTGCGAACGGAAGGCTTGAGCCGGAAGATATCAGCAGGATATGCGGGGACATCCCGAACAGTCTCTACCACCGCTGA
- a CDS encoding DNA primase small subunit PriS — translation MDSNSRFLLKSFRKYYKENRPIMPDRFTKREFGFMFFDRQMVQRHMGFPAPDELTRFMIAQVPSHSYYSTAYYRKPSAPTMEEKEWLGADLIFDLDADHLEGADRMSYSEMLDRIRDEMINLADSFLFADLGFSDKTVHITFSGGRGYHAHIPSKDVLTLGTHERRELVDYITCSGLNIDWVFPFQRVATSQMKTAAGSRTNVAKDRLIPPPEAGGWKRRMRVGLMDLVNDVCDLDPKVLKRAYPSISSSGTGTIIKMQEDVRSGRKKLFEKNNMATLDRNTQEMLVKIMEEDVAPSLSAEVDKPVTPDIKRIIRLPGSVHGKTGLRVTPITRDELTGFDPLRDAVPSSYSDDPVRITMKKDYEFNMKGEHFSLSGETEVPEFAAVFLVGRRAADHGYLSEKKDSIF, via the coding sequence ATGGACAGCAACTCCCGTTTCCTGCTGAAATCCTTCAGGAAATATTACAAAGAAAATCGTCCGATAATGCCGGACCGTTTCACTAAGAGGGAGTTCGGCTTCATGTTCTTTGACAGGCAGATGGTCCAGAGGCATATGGGTTTCCCAGCCCCCGATGAGCTGACCAGATTCATGATTGCGCAGGTGCCGAGCCACAGCTACTACTCGACCGCATACTACCGGAAGCCGAGCGCCCCCACTATGGAAGAGAAAGAATGGCTCGGCGCGGATCTTATATTCGACCTCGACGCGGACCATCTGGAGGGCGCCGACAGGATGTCGTACTCGGAGATGCTCGACAGGATCAGGGATGAGATGATCAACCTGGCCGATTCTTTTTTGTTCGCGGACCTCGGTTTCAGCGATAAGACCGTCCACATAACGTTCTCAGGTGGGCGGGGATACCACGCGCACATCCCGTCCAAGGACGTTCTTACTCTGGGCACCCATGAGAGGAGGGAGCTCGTCGACTACATAACATGTTCGGGTCTGAACATAGACTGGGTGTTCCCTTTCCAGAGGGTTGCGACGTCTCAGATGAAGACCGCCGCCGGCAGCCGGACGAACGTCGCGAAGGACCGACTCATACCTCCTCCTGAGGCCGGAGGGTGGAAAAGAAGAATGAGGGTCGGACTCATGGACCTTGTGAACGATGTGTGTGATCTTGACCCGAAGGTCCTTAAGAGGGCCTATCCCTCCATCTCTTCCTCCGGCACCGGCACAATCATCAAGATGCAGGAAGACGTCAGATCGGGAAGGAAGAAACTTTTCGAAAAGAACAATATGGCGACCCTCGACCGCAATACCCAGGAGATGCTCGTGAAGATCATGGAGGAGGATGTGGCGCCTTCCCTTTCGGCCGAGGTAGATAAGCCCGTCACCCCAGACATCAAAAGGATAATACGTCTGCCAGGATCCGTTCACGGGAAGACCGGCCTCAGAGTGACGCCCATCACAAGGGACGAGCTGACGGGATTCGATCCCCTCCGGGATGCCGTCCCGTCGTCATATTCGGACGACCCGGTGAGGATCACTATGAAAAAGGATTATGAATTCAATATGAAGGGGGAGCACTTCTCACTGTCAGGAGAGACCGAGGTTCCGGAGTTCGCCGCCGTATTCCTTGTGGGAAGGAGGGCCGCCGACCACGGCTACCTCTCTGAAAAAAAAGATTCTATCTTCTGA
- the rpl18a gene encoding 50S ribosomal protein L18Ae yields the protein MKAFRIVGSYADPRKRQPFSIEASAEDEEAVKEKVLSILGSKHRLKRWEIDITEITELSPDQITNQVVRYEVGA from the coding sequence ATGAAAGCATTCCGTATAGTGGGTTCATACGCTGACCCGAGGAAGAGGCAACCCTTCTCCATCGAGGCCTCCGCCGAGGATGAGGAAGCGGTCAAGGAGAAAGTTCTGTCCATTCTCGGCAGCAAACACAGGCTCAAAAGATGGGAGATCGACATAACGGAGATAACCGAGCTCTCCCCGGATCAGATCACGAACCAAGTTGTGAGATATGAAGTCGGGGCATGA
- the pfdA gene encoding prefoldin subunit alpha, with the protein MTMDENELHQAMAVLDAYTAQLEALNRQVRLLQVSLEDTNRARDSFKALADAKEGDEILIPVGASSFIPAKVTGKKKAIVGIGNRLSTEKDLTEAAEFMEASGKDISNALREAIGALDEIERMANELSAAIENEYQNRRRSTQ; encoded by the coding sequence ATGACGATGGATGAGAATGAGCTTCATCAGGCAATGGCGGTCCTCGACGCCTACACCGCCCAGCTGGAGGCTCTGAACAGACAGGTCAGGCTGCTCCAGGTCTCCCTTGAGGATACGAACAGAGCGCGGGATTCCTTCAAAGCGCTGGCAGACGCAAAAGAAGGGGACGAGATACTTATCCCCGTGGGCGCGTCCTCGTTCATACCGGCAAAGGTCACCGGCAAGAAGAAGGCGATCGTCGGTATCGGTAACAGGCTCTCCACCGAGAAGGACCTGACCGAGGCCGCGGAATTCATGGAAGCAAGCGGAAAGGACATCTCCAATGCTCTCAGGGAGGCCATAGGCGCTCTCGATGAGATAGAGAGAATGGCCAACGAACTCTCGGCAGCCATCGAGAACGAATATCAGAACAGACGGCGATCGACACAGTGA
- the ftsY gene encoding signal recognition particle-docking protein FtsY, with translation MFDSLKSKLKNVLNKSSSKLDSESIFEDREEKSAADEIKIEEPEEKTVPSEPEIEDKPVSRKEQLRAGKQKKPAPKETGPSAGKMVGDSGKKIKEDPLDDLLDELEVVLLESDVAYPVVQDIILGVRDNLVNKKYGRQYTLEQVVETAVRESVRNVLKVNEFDFDKWVDGQERPTVMMFVGINGTGKTTTIAKIAKRLKDNEKSVVIAACDTFRAGAIEQLSIHAERVGVKIVKQGQDADPSAVAFDAIEHARSKGKDIVLLDTAGRMQTNNNLIAEMKKIARISKPSLKIFVGDALAGNDAIEQAKVFDAAIGIDAIVLTKIDTDAKGGAALSIAHTIGKPIAFVSDGQGYEDLQVFDSEWMLERLFEGYEE, from the coding sequence ATGTTCGATTCTCTGAAGTCCAAGCTCAAGAACGTTTTAAACAAATCATCATCCAAATTGGACTCCGAGAGCATATTCGAAGACAGGGAGGAAAAAAGCGCCGCCGATGAGATCAAGATCGAGGAGCCCGAAGAAAAGACCGTACCCTCCGAGCCTGAGATAGAAGATAAACCCGTTTCGAGAAAAGAACAGCTTAGGGCGGGTAAACAGAAAAAACCGGCCCCCAAAGAAACCGGCCCCTCCGCCGGCAAGATGGTCGGAGACTCCGGGAAGAAGATAAAGGAAGATCCGCTGGATGACCTCCTGGATGAGCTGGAGGTCGTCCTTTTGGAATCAGATGTGGCGTATCCTGTCGTGCAGGACATAATACTGGGCGTCAGGGACAACCTTGTTAACAAGAAATACGGAAGACAGTACACACTGGAGCAGGTCGTCGAGACCGCCGTCAGAGAATCGGTCAGAAACGTTCTGAAGGTCAACGAGTTCGACTTCGACAAATGGGTCGACGGGCAGGAGAGGCCGACAGTGATGATGTTCGTCGGCATCAACGGGACCGGCAAGACGACCACCATCGCAAAGATAGCGAAAAGGCTGAAAGACAACGAAAAAAGCGTGGTGATAGCCGCATGCGATACCTTCCGGGCGGGAGCGATCGAGCAGCTGAGCATCCATGCTGAGAGGGTCGGGGTCAAGATCGTCAAACAGGGGCAGGACGCGGACCCTTCGGCGGTGGCATTCGATGCGATCGAGCACGCCAGATCAAAAGGGAAGGATATAGTCCTCCTGGACACGGCCGGCCGCATGCAGACCAATAACAATCTGATCGCAGAGATGAAGAAGATAGCCAGGATCTCAAAGCCTTCTTTAAAGATATTCGTCGGGGATGCTCTGGCGGGGAACGACGCGATCGAGCAGGCAAAGGTATTCGACGCCGCAATAGGGATAGACGCGATAGTCCTTACAAAGATAGACACGGACGCCAAAGGCGGCGCCGCGCTTTCGATCGCGCACACCATCGGCAAGCCCATAGCTTTCGTATCTGACGGCCAGGGGTACGAGGACCTTCAGGTCTTTGATTCAGAATGGATGCTTGAGCGGCTTTTTGAAGGTTACGAAGAGTGA
- a CDS encoding M20 family metallo-hydrolase, protein MELEQILEKIEGSREDMVRVMSEMIRIPAIAPVCGGTGEGKRADMLIGCLEGYDSVVRVDVQDDHDPSAVRSNILAKKNGKGRGTVWIVAHTDTVPADDLQDWDTDPFEPVVRDGRIYGRGTEDNGQAVISSMFASKFIPKEMLSKRSIGVAYVADEEMSSKMGIEHLIREGHFSKDDVFIVPDWGTPGGELVDVAEKNLIWLQFSVTGKSTHGSTPDSGVNAFKVGAKLLTDLLAEFKKEFPNENEMFIPKTSTFEPTKCGGTVMNVNTIPGNFEFSMDIRVVPEYNQDEVLAVAERVAKAHEEATGAKIEVREIQRHVSGGISSTEGEVFESLMESIESVIGKRPRPVGVGGATCANFFRKEGCDAYVWQHGGGTLHGPNEYAVIDNLVIDAKVFASLFYKLCV, encoded by the coding sequence ATGGAGTTGGAGCAGATCCTCGAAAAGATAGAGGGATCCAGAGAGGACATGGTACGCGTGATGTCAGAGATGATACGCATTCCTGCGATCGCTCCCGTATGCGGAGGGACGGGCGAGGGGAAGAGGGCGGACATGCTCATCGGATGCCTGGAGGGTTATGACAGCGTTGTCCGTGTCGACGTGCAGGACGATCACGATCCGAGCGCGGTAAGATCCAACATACTTGCCAAAAAGAACGGCAAAGGCAGAGGAACGGTCTGGATCGTCGCCCATACGGACACCGTCCCGGCGGATGACCTCCAAGATTGGGATACGGATCCCTTCGAGCCCGTAGTCAGGGATGGCAGGATATACGGCCGCGGGACGGAGGATAACGGTCAGGCGGTGATATCTTCGATGTTCGCCTCCAAGTTCATTCCGAAGGAGATGCTGTCAAAGAGATCCATCGGGGTGGCGTATGTCGCCGACGAAGAAATGTCAAGCAAGATGGGCATAGAGCACCTCATCAGAGAAGGGCATTTTTCCAAGGACGACGTGTTCATCGTGCCGGACTGGGGGACCCCCGGAGGAGAACTCGTCGACGTAGCGGAGAAGAATCTGATCTGGCTACAGTTCAGCGTTACCGGAAAATCTACGCACGGTTCGACCCCAGACAGCGGCGTTAACGCATTCAAGGTCGGCGCGAAGCTCCTGACGGACCTGCTGGCCGAGTTCAAGAAAGAATTCCCCAATGAGAACGAGATGTTCATTCCCAAAACATCGACATTCGAACCGACAAAATGCGGCGGCACGGTGATGAATGTGAATACAATACCGGGGAACTTCGAATTCTCCATGGACATCAGAGTCGTTCCGGAATATAATCAGGATGAGGTCCTGGCCGTAGCAGAGCGCGTTGCGAAGGCCCATGAAGAAGCGACCGGAGCGAAGATAGAGGTCCGCGAGATACAGAGGCATGTTTCCGGCGGGATATCCTCAACAGAGGGAGAGGTCTTCGAATCGCTGATGGAGTCGATAGAATCCGTCATAGGTAAAAGGCCGAGGCCGGTAGGCGTGGGCGGCGCCACGTGTGCGAACTTCTTCAGAAAGGAGGGATGCGATGCATACGTGTGGCAGCACGGCGGCGGCACCCTTCACGGCCCGAACGAGTATGCGGTCATAGACAATCTGGTGATAGATGCGAAGGTTTTCGCTTCGCTGTTCTATAAGTTATGCGTGTGA
- a CDS encoding acetyl-CoA C-acetyltransferase: MEEIVILSAARTAIGKYGGTLKGIKVTELGAAAVGEAVKRAGLATTDIEECIMGNVISTGLGQNPARQSAVGAGLPLEIGSYTVNDVCGSGLKAAMNAADAIKAKEYNVIVAGGMESMSNIPYYVDGARWGFKMNDQIMTDTMVHDGLWDVFNNKHMGSTGEIVAQRFGVTRQDADQLAVDSNVKAAAAQAAGRLKKEIVPYVIKSKKGDTVFETDEGVRGDTTMESLGSLRPAFEKDGVVTAGNSSQLSDGAAALVIASRSWAEERGIKPMASIIAYGERGVAPELIMEAPVPTTQHVLKKAGMTIDDIDLFEHNEAFSTASCAVKKALNVPDEKFNVNGGAIALGHPIGCSGARVLTTLIYALQDRKKETGLCTLCLGGGNAVTMIVRSE, encoded by the coding sequence ATGGAAGAAATTGTTATACTCAGCGCAGCCAGGACTGCGATAGGAAAATACGGCGGCACGCTCAAAGGCATAAAAGTAACGGAGTTGGGCGCCGCGGCCGTCGGCGAGGCCGTCAAGAGGGCGGGTCTCGCAACGACGGACATCGAGGAATGCATAATGGGCAACGTCATCTCGACGGGCCTCGGTCAGAACCCGGCAAGACAGTCTGCCGTAGGAGCCGGCCTGCCTCTTGAGATCGGTTCGTATACTGTGAATGACGTGTGCGGCTCCGGTCTGAAGGCTGCCATGAACGCGGCAGACGCCATAAAGGCCAAAGAATATAATGTGATAGTTGCGGGAGGGATGGAGAGCATGAGCAACATCCCCTACTATGTCGACGGCGCCAGGTGGGGATTCAAGATGAACGACCAGATCATGACCGACACAATGGTCCACGACGGCCTTTGGGATGTCTTCAACAATAAACACATGGGATCCACCGGGGAGATCGTCGCACAGAGGTTCGGTGTCACAAGGCAGGACGCGGACCAGCTGGCGGTGGACAGCAACGTTAAAGCGGCCGCCGCGCAGGCGGCGGGCAGGCTGAAGAAGGAGATCGTACCGTACGTCATAAAATCCAAAAAAGGAGACACGGTATTCGAAACGGACGAGGGCGTAAGGGGGGACACGACGATGGAGTCGCTGGGATCCCTCAGGCCGGCGTTCGAGAAGGACGGGGTCGTGACGGCGGGCAACTCCTCACAGTTGAGCGACGGAGCCGCGGCACTGGTGATCGCGTCCAGGTCCTGGGCGGAAGAGCGCGGAATAAAACCGATGGCGAGCATCATCGCATACGGAGAGAGGGGAGTGGCGCCGGAGCTCATCATGGAGGCGCCGGTACCGACGACCCAGCATGTTCTGAAGAAAGCGGGGATGACCATCGACGACATCGATCTGTTCGAGCACAACGAAGCCTTCTCCACTGCTTCGTGCGCGGTAAAGAAAGCTCTGAATGTTCCAGATGAGAAATTCAACGTGAACGGCGGAGCGATAGCACTCGGACACCCGATAGGCTGTTCCGGCGCGCGTGTTCTGACCACGCTTATCTATGCTCTGCAGGACCGCAAAAAGGAAACCGGCCTGTGCACCCTCTGCCTCGGCGGAGGGAATGCGGTGACAATGATCGTCCGCAGCGAATAA
- a CDS encoding tRNA(Ile)(2)-agmatinylcytidine synthase yields MYIAVDDTDSVSGNCTTFLATEMISELCGDLDMIGYPRIVRLNPAVPWKTRGNGSLVMRFGRGRGEKIHAGSVAGEDIFCFKSAAAYEPDENRILERLIPLIERNSEPDSDPGLAVSRKKPSQSMYWKGVRSILDKSAADDEIRRIGAFKYERGCGRGTIGAVCGMAWRPRDSTYEILTYRPRERWGTERVFDSLSIRDVDLSIPSTFNSWEERARKVAMVPATPCPVMYGLRGDNVSDLMIGKDMVRSEETERWMIFLTNQGTDDHIMRGQAELIPNRSYYVKGKVVKSGHIAGGHVLTEIDTVNGRMTVGAYEPSKEFRYLFDNLSEGDVIGVMGELREEPRTLNAEKVRVISVAERYEKISNPICAGCGRTMESLGRGKGYRCRKCHTSAQQPDLKKAVRWVREGWYEPPTSARRHLSKPLKRMGAEQPVDFVNRRT; encoded by the coding sequence ATGTACATTGCGGTCGACGATACGGATTCGGTCAGCGGCAATTGCACCACATTCCTTGCAACAGAGATGATATCCGAGCTCTGCGGGGACCTGGATATGATAGGATATCCCCGCATCGTCAGACTCAATCCGGCGGTCCCCTGGAAGACCAGGGGTAATGGCTCCCTTGTGATGAGGTTCGGAAGAGGCAGGGGCGAGAAGATACATGCCGGCAGCGTCGCGGGGGAGGACATCTTCTGTTTCAAAAGCGCCGCGGCGTATGAACCGGATGAGAACCGGATCCTGGAAAGGCTCATCCCCCTGATAGAAAGGAACAGCGAGCCAGATTCGGACCCGGGACTCGCGGTGAGCAGAAAGAAGCCGTCCCAGTCGATGTATTGGAAAGGGGTCAGGTCTATATTGGACAAGAGCGCCGCCGATGATGAGATCCGGAGGATCGGCGCGTTCAAATATGAGAGAGGATGCGGCCGCGGCACGATCGGTGCGGTCTGCGGGATGGCGTGGAGGCCTCGGGACAGCACCTATGAGATCCTGACATACAGACCCAGGGAGAGATGGGGGACCGAGCGCGTCTTCGATTCGCTTTCCATCAGGGATGTAGATCTCTCAATTCCTTCCACATTCAACAGCTGGGAGGAAAGGGCGCGGAAGGTCGCGATGGTACCGGCGACTCCCTGTCCGGTGATGTACGGGCTTCGGGGGGACAATGTCTCGGACCTTATGATCGGAAAAGATATGGTCAGGAGCGAAGAGACGGAACGGTGGATGATCTTCCTAACTAATCAGGGAACGGACGACCACATAATGCGCGGCCAGGCGGAATTGATTCCGAACCGTTCATACTATGTCAAAGGGAAGGTAGTAAAAAGCGGGCACATAGCAGGCGGGCACGTTCTTACCGAGATCGATACCGTGAACGGGAGGATGACCGTCGGGGCATACGAGCCTTCAAAGGAGTTCCGATATCTCTTCGATAATCTTTCGGAGGGGGATGTAATTGGAGTGATGGGGGAGCTCAGAGAGGAGCCGAGGACCCTGAATGCGGAGAAGGTGCGGGTGATATCCGTTGCCGAAAGGTATGAGAAGATCTCAAATCCGATATGCGCCGGCTGCGGCAGGACAATGGAATCCCTTGGCAGGGGCAAAGGGTACCGCTGCAGGAAATGCCATACGTCCGCCCAGCAACCCGATCTCAAAAAAGCGGTAAGATGGGTGAGGGAGGGCTGGTACGAGCCGCCCACCTCCGCCCGCAGGCACCTGTCGAAGCCGCTTAAGAGGATGGGGGCGGAGCAGCCCGTTGATTTCGTCAATAGACGTACGTGA